ATAGGCGTGGCAGGCATCATATGTCTGGTGTTGGCTGTGCTGTTTTATCATTATCGCCGTGATACTATAAAACAGCTCTATCACCGCCAAAAGCTGGCGAAGATGATTCTGGAAAACAAGTGGTATGAAGCGGAGCAGGTACAGTCTGACGGCTTCTTCAAAGACCTATCTTCCAGCCGTTCCAAAGAGAAAATCACTTATTTCCCAAAACTGTACTACCAGCTTCAAAATGGGCTGATTCACATACAGGTGGAAATCACGCTGGGGAAATATCAAGACCAGCTTTTGCATTTGGAAAAGAAGCTGGAAAGCGGATTATACTGTGAACTGACCGACAAGGAATTAAAGGATTCCTATGTGGAATATACCCTGCTCTATGATACCATTGCAAACCGTATTTCCATAGAAGACGCACAGGCACAAGGCGGTAAGCTCCGGTTGATGAAGAATGTATGGTGGGAATATGACAAGCTCCCTCATATGCTCATTGCTGGTGGAACAGGCGGCGGCAAAACATACTTTATTCTGACACTGGTGGAAGCCCTGCTCCGCACTAATGCTGTCCTTTTTATCTTAGACCCGAAGAACGCCGACCTTGCAGATTTACAAGCTGTCATGCCAAATGTCTACTATAAAAAAGAGGATATGCTCTCCTGCATTGATTCGTTCTATGAAGAAATGATGAAGCGCAGCGAAGACATGAAGCAGATGGTGGGTTACAAGACAGGCGAAAACTATACCTACTTGGGACTTCCAGCTCATTTTCTTATCTTTGATGAATACGTTGCGTTCATGGAAATGCTGGGAACCAAAGAAAACACTGCTGTTCTGAATAAGCTGAAACAGATTGTTATGCTGGGACGGCAGGCAGGCTTCTTTCTCATCTTGGCTTGTCAGCGTCCAGACGCAAAGTATTTAGGGGACGGAATCCGTGACCAGTTCAATTTCCGTGTCGCTTTGGGGCGTATGTCTGAAATGGGTTACGGTATGATGTTTGGAGAAACTGACAAGGATTTCTTCCTAAAACAGATAAAAGGACGTGGCTATGTGGATACGGGAACCAGTGTCATATCAGAATTTTACACACCTCTCGTACCAAAAGGACATGACTTCTTAAAAGAAATAAAAGTTCTGATAGACAGCAGGCAGGCGGCACAGGCGGCGTGCGAAGCGAAAGCCGCAGGTGACGACTGACTAGCTGGCTGGTGTGGCGCAAGCCACGCCAGCACATAACCCCCCGTATCTAACAGGGGGGTACAAATCAACAGGAAACAGAACATAAAAAGGCGAAAATCCTTTGTGGCATAAGGGTTTTCTAAAAAAATGACGTATGTCGGCTTGGTATGAAAAGTTGACATACGTTTTTTGATGGGAGGGATTTTACTGAATTACAAAACATGGATACAGGAATTACGGAAAAAGCGTTCCGCTTACGGTGTGTCCCAAAGAAGACTTGCGGTAGCTGCCGGAATCACACGCCAGTATTTAAGCGATATGGAAACCGGAAAGATAGTTCCATCAGAGGAATTGCAGGCGTCCATTTTGGAAGCACTGGAACGGTTTAATCCCGATTCTCCGCTGGAAATGCTCTTTGACTATGTGCGGATTCGATTTCCAACGCTGGACGTAAAACACATTGTTCAGGACGTTTTGAAGTTGAAGCTGTCCTATCTGCTCCATGAGGATTACGGTTTTTATTCCTATGCAGAGCATTATTCACTGGGCGATATTTTTGTACTGGTATCCCCCGAACAGGAAAAAGGCGTTCTGTTAGAGCTAAAGGGGCGTGGCTGCCGCCAGTTTGAAAGCTATCTGCTGGCACAGGAACGAAACTGGTATGATTTTTTCATGGATTGTCTGGTTGAGGGTGGTGTGATGAAGCGGCTTGACCTTGCCATTAATGACAAGGCAGGCATTTTAAATATTCCAAACCTGACAGAAAAATGCCGAAAAGAAGAATGTATTTCGGTCTTTCGTAGCTTTAAAAGTTACCGCAGCGGCGAACTGGTACGGCGTGAGGAAAAAGAATGTATGGGAAATACGCTTTATATCGGTTCTTTGCAGAGTGAAGTATACTTTTGCATTTATGAAAAGGATTATGAGCAGTACAAGAAAAATGATATTCCTATAGAAGAAGCCGAAGTGAAAAACCGTTTTGAAATCCGGCTGAAAAATGAGCGTGCCTATCATGCCTTACGTGACCTGCTTTATTATGACAATCCAGAACGCACCGCTTTTAAGATTATCAACCGATATGTCCGGTTTGTGGATAGGGATAATACAAAGCCCCGTTCCGACTGGAAGCTCAATGAAGAATGGGCGTGGTTTATCGGGGAGAATCGGGAAAGTATGAAGCTGACCACGAAGCCGGAGCCGTATTCCTTTCAACGTACCTTAAACTGGCTTTCCCATCAGGTAGCCCCCACGTTAAAGGTAGCCATGAAATTAGATGAACTCAATCATACGCAGGTGGTAAAGGACATTATCGCTCATGCAAAGTTGACGGAACGGCACAGAACCATTTTGAAACAGCAAACTGCTTCTGCAAAGGAACTGATAGTAAAAGAAACGGACACTGCCCTGTAATTCGGGCGAAAAAGAAAGGAGCTTTTTTATGAATTTCGGACAGAACTTATACAACTGGTTTTTAACCAATGCGCAATCACTAGTACTGTTGGCAATTGTGGTCATTGGATTGTACTTAGGCTTCAAGCGTGAGTTTTCTAAACTCATTGGTTTTTTGGTGGTTGCCTTAATTGCCGTTGGACTGGTGTTCAATGCTGCTGGCGTAAAAGATATTTTGCTGGAACTGTTCAATAAGATTATTGGGGCTTAAATTATAAATTGTGCTTTTAAATTCGGCTTGGTATAATAAAATTATGTATATAAAAAAGGAGTGTTAACAATGAAAACATCTATATTTTTAAGTTATCCTAAGCCATTTACAAAACAACAAGAGCAATTTGTAGACATGCTATCAAAATATTTAAGTGAACGAGGATTAGAACCTAGAACTTTAGGAGTAACTGATTATGATATGGACGCTCCTTTAAAGGCAATCAGGCGACTCATGTTGGAATCTAACGGTTTATTAGCTATTGCTTTTAGAAGAAGTTACGTTGAAACGGGCGTTAGTAAGCCCCAAAGTGATATTAACGAAAAAGAAACGGACATATCTAATTTCTGGTTAACAAGTCCATACTGCCACATTGAACCAGCAATGGCATTTCAATTGGGTTTACCTGTATTAATATTGAGAGAAAAAGGAGTATTAGCAGACGGAATATTAGAAAAAGGAGTACTGGGAACATATATGCCAGAGTTTAGCTTAGAAAATCCTTTTGAAGAATATTTTCAATCCAGTGAGTTTTTATCTTTAATAGGAAAATGGGAAGGTTATGTTAGAACAGTAGTTGAAAAGAAAGGTAATCCCCCACAATTATTTTAATTTAGTCATTTTACTAGAGCAGTTAATTCACAATGAGTTAGCTGCTTTTTTTATACCCATTTTTAGAAAGGAGGTGATGATTTCACATGGAAATGCAGGTTTATATCTCGAACCTCGGCAAATACAATGAGGGTGAATTGGTTGGTGCATGGTTTACCCCTCCCATTGACCCCGAAGACGTAAATGAAAAAATCGGGCTGAACAGTGAATATGAGGAATACGCAATCCATGATTATGAGTTGCCGTTTGATATTAACGAGTATACGTCCATTGAGGACATTAATCACCTGTGTGCTTTGGCGGAAGAACTCTCCGGCACACCTATGGAATCGGAAATGAAAGAGATTCAGCAAGCCTTTTTTGGCAGCTTTGAAGAAATGGCAGAACACGCAGACGATATTATCTGTTACCCCGATTGTGACGATATGGCAGACGTGGCACGCTATTTCATTGAGGAAACGGGAGCCTTGGGCGAAGTGCCTGTCCGTCTTCAAAACTACATTGACTATGAAGCATATGGACGTGACTTAGAGCTGGACGGCAACTTTCTTGTTACAGCTCATGGTGTATTCGAGTACGCAGGATAACAATATAACGTAACTTTGAGGGCAGTTCTTTTTCTAGGGACTGCCCTTTTTTTATGTAAATTTTTAAAAGAAAGGACAAGTGTTTATGAAGAAAATACGAAGCTACACCAGTATCTGGTCGGTGGAAAAAGTGCTGTATTCCATCAATGACTTTAAGCTGCCGTTTCCCATCACCTTTACCCAAATGACATGGTTTGTGGTGTCTCTGTTTTTCGTAATACTTTTTGGCAATCTGCCACCGCTTTCCCTGATAGACGGGGCTTTTCTCAAATACTTTGGGATTCCTCTTGCCCTCACCTGGTTCATGAGCCAGAAAACCTTTGATGGAAAGAAGCCTTACGGTTTTCTAAAATCTGTCATGACCTATCTGGCACGCCCCAAAATCACCTATGCCGGAAAGCCTGTGAAGCTGCAAACAAAGCGGCATACCGAAGCCATCACGGCAGTTAGGAGTGAAATCTATGACCTATCCGATTAAATATATCGAAAACAATTTGGTCTGGAACCATGACGGGGAGTGCTTTGCATACTATGAGCTGGTTCCCTATAACTATTCGTTCCTAAGTCCAGAGCAGAAATTTCAGGTACACGATTCGTTCCGTCAGCTCATTGCACAAAACCGTAACGGAAAAATCCATGCGCTGCAAATCAGTACGGAATCCAGCATACGGGCGGCGCAGGAACGCTCCAAACAGGAAGTGACCGGAAGACTAAAGGAAATTGCCTATAAAAAAATTGACCAGCAGACGGAAGCCCTAATCTCCATGATTGGAGAAAATCAGGTGGACTACCGCTTCTTTATCGGGTTTAAGCTACTTTTAAATGAGCAGGAAGTCACGGTGAAAAACATCGAAAAAGACATGGCAAATACCTTTTCTGATTTTATCCATGATGTCAACCACAAGCTCATGGGGGACTTTGTTTCCATGAGCAATGATGAAATTGGACGTTTCTCTAAGATGGAAAAGCTGCTGGAAAATAAGATTTCCCGACGCTTCAAGATTCGCCGCTTAGACAAGAATGATTTTGGCTATCTTATCGAACATTTACACGGACAGTCCGGCACAGCCTATGAGGATTACGAATATCCGTTGCCAAAGAAAAAGCTGAAAGGAAAAACGCTGGTAAAGCGTTATGATCTGATTAAGCCTACCCGTTGCCTGATAGAAGAAAATCAGCGGTATTTGAAAATCGAACAGGAGGATTCCACCACCTACGCTGCTTATTTTACGATTAACTCCATTGTAGGGGAACTGGATTTTCCCTCTTCTGAAATCTTCTATTATCAACAGCAGCAATTTACCTTTCCCATTGATACCAGTATGAATGTGGAGATTGTAGCGAATAAAAAAGCCTTATCCACCGTCCGCAATAAGAAAAAGGAACTCAAAGACCTTGATAACCACGCATGGGAAAGTGACAACGAAACCAGCAACAACGTCATGGAAGCCTTGGATACGGTCAATGAGCTGGAAACAAATTTAGACCAGTCAAAGGAAGCCATGTATAAGCTCTCTTATGTCGTCAGGGTATCGGCTCCCGATTTGGAAGAACTGAAACGCCGCTGCAATGAGGTCAAGGATTTCTACGACGATTTAAGTGTGAAGCTTGTTCGTCCCTTTGGGGATATGCTGGGGTTACATGGCGAATTTCTTCCTGCCAGCAAGCGTTACATGAACGATTATATCCAATATGTGACCTCGGACTTTCTGGCTGGCTTGGGCTTTGGAGCAACACAAATGTTAGGAGAAAATGAGGGTATCTACGTAGGCTACAGTCTGGATACGGGAAGAAATGTGTATCTAAAACCTGCCCTTGCCAGTCAGGGAGTGAAAGGCTCCGTCACTAATGCCCTTGCTGCCGCTTTTGTAGGTTCTTTGGGTGGTGGTAAATCCTTTTCCAACAATATGATTGTGTACTATTCTGTATTGTTTGGCGCACAGGCAGTCATTGTAGACCCAAAGGCAGAACGTGGAAACTGGAAAGAAACCCTGCCGGAGATTGCAGAGGAAATCAATATTGTTAATCTCACCAGCGAAGACAGGAACAAAGGCTTGCTTGACCCTTACGTGATTATGAAAAATCCAAAGGATTCCGAAAGCCTTGCCATTGATATTTTAACCTTTCTCACAGGAATTTCCTCCCGTGATGGGGAACGCTTCCCTGTCCTTAGAAAAGCCATTCGTGCAGTAACAAACAGCGAAGAACGGGGATTATTAAAAGTCATTGAGGAATTGAGGGTAGAAAATACGCCAGTCAGTACCAGTATCGCTGACCATATCGAAAGCTTTACGGACTATGATTTTGCACAGCTTTTATTTTCCAACGGAGAAGTTACACAGTCCATCAGTCTGGAAAGGCAGTTGAATATTATACAAGTGGCAGATTTGGTATTGCCGGACAAAGAAACCGGATTTGAGGAATATACCACAATGGAGCTGCTTTCTGTCGCCATGCTTATTGTTATCAGTACCTTTGCCCTTGATTTTATCCATACAGACCGAAGCATTTTTAAGATTGTAGACCTTGATGAAGCATGGAGCTTTTTACAGGTAGCACAGGGCAAAACCTTATCTATGAAGCTGGTGCGTGCCGGACGTGCCATGAACGCCGGAGTTTATTTCGTGACCCAAAACACTGACGATTTACTGGACGAAAAGTTGAAGAACAATTTAGGGCTGAAATTTGCGTTTCGCTCTACGGACATCAATGAGATTAAGAAGACGCTAACCTTTTTCGGCGTGGACGCAGAGGACGAAAACAACCAGAAACGGTTACGTAATTTGGAAAACGGTCAATGCCTGATTAGTGATTTATATGGTCGTGTAGGCGTGATTCAGTTTCACCCGATTTTTGAAGATTTACTCCATGCCTTTGATACCCGTCCTCCGGTCAGAAAAGAGGTGGAATCATGAATCAGCTTGTAACAAGCAGTAAAAAAAGAAAATGGAGCTGGCAGCGCACAGAAAAAGTGGTGATGACCGTATTTTTAATACTGGGAATTGCCCTTTTTCTTTTATCCGCATTGGGAACGGTGGCATATGCCGCCGGACTGGTTGATGATACGGTGAAAGCCGGAAATGAGTACAGCCGATACCCATTAGATAATTACCAGCTTGATTTTTATGTGGATAACGGCTGGGACTGGCTTCCGTGGAACTGGCTGGACGGCATTGGAAAGCAGGTCATGTATGGGCTTTACGCCATTACCAATTTTATCTGGACAATCAGCTTGTACCTTTCCAATGCAACGGGCTATCTGGTACAGGAAGCCTATTCACTGGACTTTATCTCCGATACAGCAGATTCCATTGGAAAGAACATACAGACCATTGCCGGAGTAAGCACAAGCGGACTTTCCCCTGACGGCTTTTATAGTGGATTTTTGCTGATTCTCATTTTAATCGTGGGAATTTACGTTGCCTATACGGGGCTTATCAAACGGGAAACCACCAAAGCTATTCATGCGGTGATGAATTTTGTCGTGGTGTTTATACTGTCAGCAGCATTTATCGCCTATGCACCGGACTACATTGGAAAAATCAATGACTTTTCCTCGGACATCAGCAACGCCAGCTTATCATTAGGAACCAAAATTGTCATGCCAGATTCAGAAAGTAAGGGTAAAGACAGCGTTGACCTGATTCGTGACAGCCTGTTTTCCATACAGGCAAAACAGCCGTGGCTTTTATTACAGTTTGACAATTCAGACAGTAAAGAAATCGGAGAAGAACGGATTGACAGCCTGCTCTCTACCAGTCCTGACGCAAACAATGGCAAAGACAGAGAAGAACTTGTAAAAGAAGAAATTGAAGAGAAAGACAATACAAATCTTACCATCACAAAGACCATCAACCGCTTAGGTATGGTATTTTTCCTGTTTCTGTTTAATATCGGAATTTCGGTTTTTGTATTTTTACTGACAGGAATTTTAATTTTCTCACAGGTGCTTTTTATTATTTATGCCATGTTCTTGCCTATTAGTTTCCTGTTAAGCATGATTCCTACCTTTGAGGGAATGTCGAAGCGTGCCATTACAAAGCTATTTAATACGATTCTCACAAGAGCAGGAATCACACTAATTATTACTACGGCGTTTAGCATTTCCACCATGCTCTATACCCTGTCTACAGGGTATCCGTTCTTTTTGGTGGCATTTTTGCAGATAGTCACCTTTGCCGGAATCTATTTTAAGCTGGGGGATTTAATGAGTATGTTCTCCCTGCAAAGCGGCGATTCCCAAAGTGTTGGCAGACAGATAATGAGAAGACCCCGTATGCTTATGCAAGCCCATATGCACCGCTTGCAGCATAAGCTGGGGCGTTCCGTGGCTGCAATGGAAAAAGGTCAGATTACAGGCAAAAAGACCGGAACGAGTGCAGGTGCTTCCGCTTCCAGAGCAACGCAGGCAGACCATACCCGACCAGACAGGGAAGCTACTGTCAGACCGGAGCAATCCTCCTTGGGGAAACGTGCCGGAGAGATGGCAGGAAAGGTAATGGATACCAAAGACAGGATTCGAGATACCGCAGGACAACTAAAAGAGCAGGCAAAAGATATGCCCGTCAATGCCAGATATGCTATTTATAATGGAAGAACGCAGGTATCGGAGGGGATACAGGATTTCACCTCCGGCGTGTCACAGACCAGAGCAGCCAGACAGGAGGAGCGGCAGGAAAAAGCCCAAAAGCGGAGAAAAACCATATCACAGCGTAGGTCAGAAATGGAACGGGCAAGGCAGCAAACAACTTCTCATTCATTTGATTCAGGTAAAAAAGCACCAAAAGCTGGCGGTTCAGTTCATGAAAGACCTGCTACTGCTCAAACCGGGCAATCCCGTCCGATAGTTGACAGTCCGACACAAGAGAGCAGACCTACCATACAGCCGGAACCTGCCAGAACCACCACCCAAAGACCTGTGGTTTCTGCTAAAGGGGAGCAACAAAGGCTCGCCAAAGTACCCGACTATCAGACTGCACGACCAAAATGGCAGGAAGAGAAACAAATTTCTTCTGAAAGGCAGTCCACACAAAGAGCCGTTTCTTCCAGTCAGAGGGAACGTACCTTTCCTGTAGAACGGCAGTCTGTCAGCTCTCCTGCGCCCATTGAAAAACGGGGTTTACGGCAATCTACCCAAAACCGCAGGTTTACTGTAAAACGGGAACCGAAAATAAAGGGTTCTGCCATTCCTCCGACCAGCAGAAAGGAGGAGCTAAAGCCATGAGAGGAAAGCATATCCTGATTGCTTTTTCCGGAGTGTTCCTCTTGATTTTTTCTCTTCTTTTGCTGGTGGTAGTTCTTTTTTCGGAGGAAGAAGACGGAGGACATGACCTGTCATACGGGGGTGCAAATGTATCAGCGGAAGTGCTGGCACACAAGCCAATGTTAGAAAAGTACGCCAGAGAATACGGCATAGAGGATTACATCAATGTGCTGCTTGCAATTATACAGGTGGAATCTGGCGGTACATTAGAGGACGTAATGCAATCCTCGGAATCTATGGGCTTGCCGCCAAACACGTTGAGTACAGAGGAATCCATCAAACAGGGGTGCAAATATTTTGCTTCCCTGCTGGAATCTGCAAAAGCAAAGGGCTGTGACTTAAATTCTGTTATCCAGTCCTATAACTATGGCGGCGGCTTTCTTGATTATGTGGCAAGGCGTGGAAAGAAGTACACCTTGCCCCTTGCAGAGAATTTTTCTAAAGAACAGTCAAACGGCGTGAAAGTATCTTATTCCAATCCGGTGGCTGTCCAGAAAAATGGCGGCTGGCGGTACAACTATGGAAATATGTTCTATGTATTGTTGGTGTCGGAATATCTGACCGTGGCACAATTTGATGATGAAACGATACAGGCAGTTATGGTGGAAGCTCTAAAATATCAGGGGTGGAGGTATGTATACGGCGGTGCTTCCCCCACTACTTCCTTTGATTGCAGCGGTCTGATTCAGTGGTGTTATGGAAAAGCAGGAATTTCCCTTCCACGAACAGCACAAGAGCAGTACGACGTGACCCAGCATATCCCTTTATCCGAAGCAAAGGCTGGCGATTTGGTCTTTTTTCAAGGTACCTATGACGCAGGTACCTACATTACCCATGTGGGGATATATCAAGGAAATAACCGTATGTTCCATGCCGGTGACCCAATCGGCTATACCGATTTAACCAGTTCTTATTGGCAGCAACATTTAGTTGGTGCAGGAAGAATCAAACGATAGAAAGGACGATATTACTATGAATTTGAGAAAAAAGCAAGGACAGCCAGAGCAAGTAAAAGAGAAAAAACTCCGTGTTTACAAAGTAAATACCCACAAAAAAACAGTCATAGCCTTGTGGGTGCTTCTGGCAGTTAGCTTCTGCTTTGCAGTCTATAAGAATTTTACCGCAATTGACGTACACACGGTTCATGAAACAAAGGTAGTGGAAGAAAAAGTGGTGGATACCCATAAGATAGAAAACTTTGTAGAAGATTTCGCCAAAGTTTATTATTCTTGGGAACAGACGGCAGCTTCCCTTGATAACCGGAATGACGCTATCAAGCATTATCTGACCGCAGAATTACAGGCACTCAATACCGATACTATCCGAAAGGACATTCCGGTTTCCTCTGCCGTCAAAGCAGTGCAGATTTGGTCTGTGTCACAGGACGGAGAAAACCAGTTTAAAGTAACGTACACAGTAGACCAGTTGATTACAGAGGGGGAAAATAAAAAGACGGTACGCTCTGCTTATGAAGTAGTAGTTTATGTTGATAGCTCTGGAAATATGGTTATCACAAAGAATCCCACCATTTGCAGCGTACCTGAAAAATCCGGCTATGAGCCAAAAGCAAAGGAAAGTGACGGAACGGTAGACGCAGCAACGACCAATGAAATCAATGAGTTTTTAACCACGTTCTTTAAGCTCTACCCCACCGCTACGGAAAAAGAGCTGTCTTATTATGTGAATGACGGTGTGTTAAAACCAATTGGGAAAGATTATGTATTTTCCGAGCTGATAAATCCCATTTATAACCGAAGCGGCAATCAGGTCACAGTTTCACTGTCGGTCAATTATCTGGACAACCAAACAAAGGCAACGCAAATATCACAATTTGATTTGGTACTAGAAAAAGACGGAAATTGGAAAATTATAAAATAAGAAAAAGTCCGGGAGCCTACTCTTTTATTATAAGAATTTGTAGGCTACCGGATTTTCTTGTCTTTATTCAATTGTGTTCGGGACATTCATTCGTCCTCTGTTTCGACTTCCTTTATCTCTTTTGCCGTGGCGGTAACTATCCTCAATCCCTTATCGCTTATATCATCAAGCAGGCTTTCAAGCTGTCTGCGCTGCGTGGATTTGTCTGTTTCCTTGTTTGGAAAAAAGAATTGGTCTACCGATACATCTAAAAGAGTGACGAGTTCATAAAAAATTTGCAGGCTTGGGTGCTGTCCACTGTTTTCAATCGACGCAATATACCGAGGAGCAATGTGCATTTGGTCTGCTAATTGATTCCTTGATATTCCCTTTGATTTTCTTGCTGCTTTTATGGCTTGACCGAAAGCCTTAAAATCGTATTTTTCAACTTCTCGCTTCATAATTATTTCACCCTATTACATTTTACTGTTCACCTTGCTTTCTTAGATATGATTACACATATCATTTGATTGATAATTATAAATCATATTTTTTCTATCTACACGTTGATATTGTTCGGCTATCCGTATATACTATATATTGATATTACTTGCAAACGAAAGGATAGTTAACTTATGGAATATATTTCAGCACCCGAAGCCGCGAAAAAATGGGGCATTTCAGAACGGCGAGTACAAAAACTTTGTGAGGAAAGTAGAATACCTGGTGTTACTCGATTTAGTCGACTGTGGCTGATA
The nucleotide sequence above comes from Anaerocolumna cellulosilytica. Encoded proteins:
- a CDS encoding helix-turn-helix domain-containing protein, translating into MEYISAPEAAKKWGISERRVQKLCEESRIPGVTRFSRLWLIPKNAEKPKDKRYKNDSMLGNS